A window from Thermoanaerobaculales bacterium encodes these proteins:
- a CDS encoding SPFH domain-containing protein, whose protein sequence is MKLATTVLIALAALGAALLFFWVFVRSRYKKVGPDEALIVYGRRKLLGKKVRGDTGEIEGFRIVRGGGTFVWPAVEQAEILSLRMMTLEIDLRHVYTVQGIPINVKAVAQVKVSGDIPHIRRAAEGFLGVSPENVRSTIKETVAGHLRGIIGTLTVEELYRDQKRFQDSVRDEAHKDLEGMGFEFRSFVFQEIQDDEGYLNALGQPKIQEALKGARVATAVADRDAKIEEEGARQNKEQKKFSVDTEIADAERKLSLKKADIRQQVDVANAQAVKAGEMELKVQNIRIAEQEVERQKLELNATVRENADAKKYEAERLADAGQYRVEREAAAERKRREEAAAATKAEGLAHAEAESVKRRSIGLAEADAIRAKGEAEAEARRLLAEALKLYNEAGLSIEALKVLPEIAAAVSEPLARAGSATIISQGGGPGSGTGTAKLSEDVVQVLSQLNPIMQQLAGVNLSSFLQDISKLPAAVAGGLAAKPEPVKDVGSD, encoded by the coding sequence ATGAAGCTGGCCACGACGGTGCTGATCGCTCTCGCTGCTCTCGGTGCGGCCTTGCTCTTCTTCTGGGTCTTCGTCCGCTCCCGCTACAAGAAGGTGGGCCCGGACGAGGCGCTGATCGTCTACGGCCGGCGCAAGCTGCTCGGCAAGAAGGTCCGCGGTGACACCGGCGAGATCGAGGGCTTCCGGATCGTGCGCGGCGGCGGCACCTTCGTGTGGCCGGCGGTGGAGCAGGCCGAGATCCTGTCGCTGCGCATGATGACCCTCGAGATCGACCTCCGCCACGTCTACACCGTCCAGGGCATCCCGATCAACGTCAAGGCGGTCGCCCAGGTCAAGGTGTCGGGCGACATTCCGCACATCCGGCGGGCGGCCGAGGGCTTCCTCGGGGTGTCGCCGGAAAACGTGCGCTCGACCATCAAGGAGACGGTTGCCGGCCACCTGCGGGGCATCATCGGCACCCTGACCGTCGAGGAGCTGTACCGCGACCAGAAGCGGTTCCAGGACAGCGTGCGCGACGAGGCCCACAAGGACCTCGAGGGCATGGGCTTCGAGTTCCGGTCGTTCGTGTTCCAGGAGATCCAGGACGACGAGGGCTACTTGAACGCGCTCGGCCAGCCCAAGATCCAGGAGGCGCTGAAGGGCGCTCGGGTCGCCACCGCGGTTGCCGATCGCGACGCCAAGATCGAGGAGGAGGGCGCGCGCCAGAACAAGGAGCAGAAGAAGTTCTCGGTCGACACCGAGATCGCCGATGCCGAGAGGAAGCTCTCCCTCAAGAAGGCCGACATCCGTCAGCAGGTGGACGTCGCCAACGCCCAGGCCGTGAAGGCCGGCGAGATGGAGCTCAAGGTCCAGAACATCCGGATCGCCGAGCAGGAGGTCGAGCGCCAGAAGCTCGAGCTCAACGCCACGGTGCGCGAGAACGCCGACGCCAAGAAGTACGAGGCGGAGCGGCTGGCGGACGCCGGGCAGTACCGGGTTGAGCGGGAGGCGGCGGCCGAGCGCAAGCGGCGCGAGGAGGCGGCCGCGGCGACCAAGGCCGAGGGGCTCGCCCACGCCGAGGCGGAGTCCGTGAAGCGCCGCAGCATCGGGCTCGCCGAGGCCGATGCGATCCGCGCCAAGGGCGAGGCCGAGGCCGAGGCGCGGCGGCTGCTCGCCGAGGCGCTCAAGCTCTACAACGAGGCCGGCCTGTCGATCGAGGCGCTCAAGGTGCTGCCCGAGATCGCCGCCGCGGTGTCGGAGCCGCTCGCGCGCGCCGGATCGGCGACGATCATCAGCCAGGGCGGCGGTCCTGGCAGCGGCACGGGCACCGCCAAGCTCTCCGAGGACGTGGTGCAGGTGCTCTCCCAGCTCAACCCGATCATGCAGCAGCTCGCCGGGGTCAACTTGTCGAGCTTCCTGCAGGACATCTCGAAGCTGCCGGCGGCCGTCGCCGGGGGCCTTGCCGCGAAGCCCGAGCCGGTCAAGGATGTGGGCAGCGACTAG
- a CDS encoding MFS transporter, whose amino-acid sequence MVPADDLADRRWLVLASAVVSFFAVGATFFAVPPLVPQLVDGFGLDHLLIGILMGSIAVPAVGLAIPLGSAVDRWPARATANAGLLLMAAGGTTFALASGFPALLAGRLVFGAGGLLLNLLLARLVTTAFAGRELSLAMGVFNSVYPASMIVMFTLHPMLLRIAGWRGELLALAALAVVALPLSNLALPASRRAGRTPVPGHRSRGRLTPALVGLAAAWALFFGVYAAVFTFAPEWAGGDAGALRTVALIAWAALVLAPLVGAAIDRVGRPARWLAAALALLALVLAAMALGVIDPAAAMIVVGAATAAALTATYSLPARLAPAANLGFAFGVITACSNLATLAGPAATGAIRDSGASWRTPWATLAVAALAGAVIAAWIREPRPAAPLPPGGERSGISG is encoded by the coding sequence ATGGTTCCCGCGGACGACCTCGCCGACCGGCGCTGGCTCGTGCTGGCCTCCGCCGTGGTCAGCTTCTTCGCGGTCGGGGCCACCTTCTTCGCGGTGCCGCCGTTGGTCCCCCAGCTGGTCGATGGCTTCGGGCTCGACCACCTGCTGATCGGCATCCTCATGGGGTCGATCGCGGTGCCGGCGGTCGGGCTCGCGATCCCGCTCGGCTCGGCGGTCGACCGCTGGCCGGCCCGGGCGACCGCCAACGCCGGCCTGCTCCTGATGGCGGCCGGCGGGACGACGTTCGCCCTCGCCTCCGGCTTCCCCGCGCTGCTGGCCGGCCGACTGGTGTTCGGCGCCGGCGGGCTGCTGCTCAACCTGCTCCTCGCGCGGCTGGTGACCACGGCCTTCGCCGGCCGCGAGCTCTCGCTCGCCATGGGCGTCTTCAACTCGGTCTACCCGGCGAGCATGATCGTCATGTTCACGCTCCACCCGATGCTGCTGCGGATCGCCGGCTGGCGCGGTGAGCTGCTCGCGCTCGCAGCTCTGGCGGTGGTCGCGCTGCCCCTCAGCAACCTCGCCCTCCCGGCGAGCCGCCGCGCCGGCCGGACCCCGGTTCCGGGCCACCGCTCCCGCGGCCGACTCACGCCCGCGCTGGTGGGGCTTGCAGCGGCCTGGGCGCTCTTCTTCGGGGTCTACGCCGCCGTCTTCACCTTCGCTCCCGAGTGGGCCGGCGGCGACGCAGGCGCGCTGCGGACGGTCGCGCTGATCGCCTGGGCAGCCCTCGTCCTGGCGCCGCTGGTCGGGGCCGCCATCGATCGCGTGGGCCGCCCGGCGCGCTGGCTGGCGGCCGCCCTGGCGCTGCTCGCCCTGGTGCTGGCGGCGATGGCCCTCGGCGTGATCGACCCGGCCGCCGCGATGATCGTGGTCGGCGCTGCCACGGCCGCCGCGCTCACCGCGACCTACTCGCTGCCGGCCCGGCTCGCTCCAGCGGCAAACCTCGGCTTCGCGTTCGGCGTCATCACCGCCTGCTCCAACCTGGCGACCCTGGCCGGGCCGGCGGCCACCGGAGCGATCCGCGACTCCGGTGCCTCGTGGCGGACGCCATGGGCAACGCTCGCCGTCGCCGCCCTCGCCGGGGCGGTGATCGCGGCCTGGATCCGGGAGCCACGCCCCGCCGCGCCGCTGCCGCCCGGAGGTGAAAGGTCTGGGATCAGCGGTTAA
- a CDS encoding C25 family cysteine peptidase: MIRLLALVAVVAALAPGAAASPAPVLKVFVDEEGVYTLTHEELVAAGLEPVELDSALVGLSNQGEAVPIWFEDGGDGRFGPGDSIEFVARRLSSGGLYFHDYSKLNLYWLRFDGRDVRRMTARSSSAMVVLSDPAPLQRVVHREWDRLLIRVRQDEILSPADADLWFWAKLTQIDAEPTPITLRLPGLRQEPGSTVELRIGVRGLSRPHPRQIADMSEHRLEVSLNGQPIGAGEWNGVQAYTLEIPAIDAALFPTESSTVELRVPSRKSASSEDPVVDVVMLNWVEVAYPHSGEVPGRRQLRLTRAAGENGEPAPGVIEARGGNPLVLFTEDGRRVQPFITSSGIPGLGDIPTVRFEVADGDSYFITGGDRLQASRIEVDRPSDLHGVHQQADYLMIAHARLLEAIEPLARFHRERGLEVAVIDVEDVYDEFNYGIIDPKAIRDFIAYAYHSWQPPAPRFVLLVGDASWDTKNAEVDDRNYANWVDDQLEEGRRFPGRDVPTYEGRPAVNDRQLIPTWNYTSHEGHSASDNWFVAVDGDDHSPDLAIGRIPVVEPAEVAAIVAKTIAYTRDPEPGPWHRNTLWITNESAMFQTSSDDLAREMVGRGYSAYRVYPKPEEASNELHQAALQERLNEGQLIVHFLGHGGRHIWRTGPPDYRKNHDLFTLDHVAQLAPSQRLTFVLSMTCYSAPFDHPNQDSIGETFLRVPGRGAVGVFAASWRNSPSRTFSQLILDGLTTPGTPVGVAIMEAKRQTQNRTLVETYNLLGDPAIPLAIPAGTIELDVASSGGGLRVTGRVAGHKLKGDGVVEWLDGGLEVVHSERVKVKGRGFTVSLGPELAARLEGVSGVRAWAMDRRSGRDAVGWWAAPVPEGPAEAAPAPAEQPAEAVAEEAVASAAEVETGEGA, encoded by the coding sequence ATGATTCGATTGCTGGCACTGGTGGCGGTGGTGGCGGCGCTTGCTCCGGGGGCGGCAGCGTCGCCGGCCCCCGTGCTCAAGGTGTTCGTCGATGAGGAGGGCGTCTACACCCTGACCCACGAGGAGCTGGTCGCTGCCGGCCTGGAGCCGGTCGAGCTCGACAGCGCCCTGGTCGGGCTGAGCAACCAGGGTGAGGCCGTGCCGATCTGGTTCGAGGACGGCGGCGACGGCCGGTTCGGCCCCGGCGATTCGATCGAGTTCGTGGCGAGGCGCCTGTCGTCGGGAGGCCTCTACTTCCACGACTACTCCAAGCTCAACCTCTACTGGCTGCGCTTCGACGGCCGGGACGTCCGCCGGATGACGGCGCGCTCGAGCTCGGCGATGGTCGTGCTCTCGGATCCGGCGCCGCTGCAACGGGTCGTCCACCGCGAGTGGGACCGGCTGTTGATCCGGGTCCGCCAGGACGAGATCCTGTCCCCGGCCGACGCCGACCTCTGGTTCTGGGCCAAGCTCACCCAAATCGACGCCGAGCCGACGCCGATCACGCTCAGGCTGCCGGGCCTTCGCCAGGAGCCCGGCTCGACGGTCGAGCTGCGGATCGGCGTGCGCGGCCTGTCCCGTCCCCACCCCAGGCAGATCGCCGACATGTCCGAGCATCGCCTCGAGGTGTCGTTGAACGGGCAGCCGATCGGCGCCGGCGAGTGGAACGGGGTCCAGGCCTACACCCTCGAGATCCCCGCGATCGATGCCGCGCTGTTCCCCACCGAGTCCAGCACCGTCGAGCTCCGCGTCCCGAGCCGCAAGTCCGCCAGCAGCGAGGACCCGGTGGTCGACGTCGTCATGCTCAACTGGGTGGAGGTCGCCTACCCTCACTCGGGCGAGGTCCCCGGTCGCCGGCAGCTGCGCCTGACGCGGGCCGCCGGGGAGAACGGCGAGCCCGCCCCCGGGGTGATCGAGGCCCGGGGCGGCAACCCCCTGGTCCTGTTCACCGAGGACGGACGGCGTGTCCAGCCCTTCATCACCTCGAGCGGCATTCCCGGCCTCGGCGACATCCCGACGGTGCGCTTCGAGGTCGCGGACGGGGACTCCTACTTCATCACCGGCGGCGACCGGCTACAGGCCAGCCGGATCGAGGTCGATCGTCCCTCCGACCTGCATGGCGTGCACCAACAGGCCGATTACCTGATGATCGCTCACGCCCGGCTCCTCGAGGCGATCGAGCCGCTGGCCCGGTTCCACCGCGAGCGCGGGCTCGAGGTCGCCGTGATTGACGTCGAGGACGTCTACGACGAGTTCAACTACGGCATCATCGACCCCAAGGCGATCCGCGACTTCATCGCGTACGCCTACCACAGCTGGCAGCCGCCGGCCCCGCGCTTCGTGCTGCTGGTGGGGGACGCGAGCTGGGACACCAAGAACGCCGAGGTTGATGACCGCAACTACGCCAACTGGGTCGACGACCAGCTCGAGGAGGGGCGGCGGTTCCCCGGCCGCGACGTGCCGACCTACGAGGGCCGGCCGGCGGTCAACGACCGCCAGCTGATCCCGACCTGGAACTACACCTCGCACGAGGGCCACTCGGCGAGCGACAACTGGTTCGTGGCGGTGGACGGCGACGACCACTCCCCCGACCTCGCGATCGGCAGGATCCCGGTGGTCGAGCCGGCCGAGGTCGCGGCGATCGTCGCCAAGACCATCGCCTACACCCGCGATCCGGAGCCCGGGCCCTGGCACCGCAACACGCTCTGGATCACCAACGAGAGCGCGATGTTCCAGACCAGCAGCGACGACCTCGCAAGGGAGATGGTGGGCCGGGGATACTCGGCGTACCGGGTCTACCCGAAGCCCGAGGAGGCCAGCAACGAGCTCCACCAGGCTGCGCTCCAGGAGCGCCTCAACGAGGGCCAGCTGATCGTCCACTTCCTCGGCCACGGCGGACGGCACATCTGGCGCACCGGGCCCCCCGACTACCGCAAGAACCACGATCTGTTCACGCTCGACCACGTTGCCCAGCTCGCGCCGTCACAACGGCTCACCTTCGTCCTCAGCATGACCTGCTACTCCGCCCCCTTCGACCATCCGAACCAGGACTCGATCGGGGAGACCTTCCTCAGGGTCCCCGGCCGGGGAGCGGTGGGCGTGTTCGCAGCCTCCTGGCGCAACAGCCCGTCCCGCACCTTCAGCCAGCTCATCCTCGACGGTCTCACGACGCCCGGGACGCCGGTCGGCGTGGCGATCATGGAGGCCAAGCGCCAGACCCAGAACCGCACCCTGGTCGAGACCTACAACCTGCTCGGCGACCCTGCGATCCCGCTCGCGATCCCCGCGGGGACCATCGAGCTCGACGTCGCTTCGAGCGGCGGCGGCCTGCGGGTGACCGGCCGGGTGGCGGGGCACAAGCTGAAGGGCGACGGCGTCGTGGAGTGGCTGGACGGCGGCCTCGAGGTCGTGCACAGTGAACGTGTGAAGGTCAAGGGGCGCGGCTTCACGGTGAGCCTCGGTCCGGAGCTCGCCGCACGGCTCGAGGGCGTGAGCGGGGTCCGTGCCTGGGCGATGGACCGCCGCTCCGGACGGGACGCCGTCGGCTGGTGGGCCGCGCCCGTGCCCGAGGGCCCAGCCGAGGCAGCGCCGGCGCCCGCTGAGCAGCCGGCCGAAGCGGTCGCGGAGGAGGCTGTGGCCTCGGCGGCCGAGGTTGAAACCGGGGAGGGAGCGTGA
- a CDS encoding sialidase family protein yields MIELRRRGRGLVSMGQMLTLALAAATAVAAAGRDERPAPASPIAATQAGERLPLEQLDDPFVPVAKEARRVSPAGRRAVGPYLSIQVNVDGAGNNIVGDAANEPSIAVDPTWPNRMAIGWRQFDTVASNFRQAGVGYSSDGGRTWTFPGVLDPGVFRSDPVLAAAADGTFHYNSLSVDANYWCDVFTSSTAGSSWSPPVYAYGGDKAWMAVDRTGGIGDGNIYAAWDYAGCCGDDWFNRSVDGAQTFEYPVQIPSFPYWGVTAVGPDGEVYVAGTTSYGVDDAFAVATSTTVADPGLPMTFDGSAPVALGGALLYGGGPNPGGLLGQVWIAADHSSGPARGNVYVLASVDPPGADPLDVHFVRSTDGGATWSAPVRVNDDPIGSNAWQWFGTMAVAPNGRIDVIWADTRNDPGGYDSQLHYAFSVDAGLTWSANEPLSPAFDPHLGWPNQDKLGDYYDMESDLVGAHVAYAATFNGEQDVYYLRIGDYDCNGNGIGDAIDLSSGTSLDGNGNGIPDECEGIAVFADGFESGDTGAWSAVVP; encoded by the coding sequence ATGATCGAGCTGCGCCGGCGCGGGCGGGGTCTGGTGTCGATGGGTCAGATGCTGACACTCGCTCTCGCTGCGGCGACCGCGGTGGCGGCGGCCGGCCGTGACGAGCGACCGGCCCCGGCGAGCCCGATCGCCGCCACTCAGGCCGGAGAGCGCCTCCCCCTGGAGCAGCTCGACGACCCCTTCGTCCCGGTCGCGAAGGAGGCGCGGCGGGTCAGCCCGGCCGGCCGCCGGGCGGTGGGTCCGTACCTGAGCATCCAGGTCAATGTTGACGGCGCGGGCAACAACATCGTCGGCGACGCCGCCAACGAGCCGTCGATCGCAGTCGACCCGACCTGGCCCAACCGGATGGCCATCGGCTGGCGCCAGTTCGACACCGTCGCCAGCAACTTCCGGCAGGCCGGCGTCGGCTACTCCAGCGACGGCGGGCGGACCTGGACCTTCCCGGGAGTGCTCGACCCCGGCGTGTTCCGCTCCGACCCGGTGCTGGCCGCGGCGGCGGACGGGACCTTCCACTACAACAGCCTCAGTGTGGACGCCAACTACTGGTGCGACGTCTTCACCTCGAGCACGGCCGGCTCGAGCTGGAGCCCGCCGGTCTACGCGTACGGCGGCGACAAGGCGTGGATGGCGGTGGACCGCACCGGCGGCATCGGCGACGGCAACATCTACGCCGCCTGGGACTACGCCGGCTGCTGCGGCGACGACTGGTTCAACCGGTCGGTCGACGGCGCCCAGACCTTCGAGTACCCGGTCCAGATCCCGAGCTTCCCGTACTGGGGCGTGACCGCCGTCGGGCCGGACGGCGAGGTCTACGTCGCGGGCACGACGAGCTACGGCGTCGACGACGCCTTCGCCGTCGCCACCTCGACCACGGTCGCCGATCCGGGCCTGCCCATGACCTTCGACGGCAGCGCTCCGGTCGCCCTCGGGGGCGCGCTCCTGTACGGTGGCGGCCCCAACCCCGGCGGGCTGCTCGGACAGGTGTGGATCGCGGCCGACCACTCGAGCGGCCCGGCCCGGGGCAACGTCTACGTGCTCGCCTCGGTGGACCCTCCCGGCGCCGACCCCCTCGACGTCCACTTCGTCCGCTCGACCGACGGCGGCGCCACCTGGTCGGCGCCGGTCCGCGTCAACGACGATCCTATCGGCAGCAACGCCTGGCAGTGGTTCGGGACGATGGCGGTGGCGCCGAACGGGCGCATCGACGTGATCTGGGCCGACACCCGCAACGACCCCGGCGGCTACGACTCGCAGCTTCACTACGCCTTCTCGGTCGACGCCGGCCTGACCTGGTCGGCCAACGAGCCGCTGTCGCCGGCCTTCGACCCCCACCTCGGCTGGCCCAACCAGGACAAGCTCGGCGACTACTACGACATGGAGTCGGACCTGGTCGGCGCCCACGTCGCCTACGCCGCCACCTTCAACGGGGAGCAGGACGTCTACTACCTGCGGATCGGCGACTACGACTGCAACGGGAACGGCATCGGCGATGCCATCGACCTGTCGAGCGGTACCTCGCTCGACGGCAACGGCAACGGCATCCCCGACGAGTGCGAGGGAATCGCGGTCTTTGCCGACGGGTTCGAGTCCGGGGACACCGGCGCGTGGAGTGCCGTGGTGCCTTGA
- a CDS encoding YraN family protein, with product MAVDRRANRGKLGRGGERAALILLLLKGYRPRHRNWRGPSGELDLVVERGGRIVFVEVKSRSSELYGGAAAAFDRDKRRAVARTAAAYLSRNGLWDRPCRFDLVTIERAGRFPWWRARHIVDAFSPDLGRLLA from the coding sequence GTGGCGGTTGACCGTCGCGCCAATCGCGGGAAGCTCGGCCGCGGCGGCGAGCGCGCCGCGCTGATCCTGCTCCTGCTCAAGGGCTACCGGCCGCGGCACCGCAACTGGCGGGGGCCGTCCGGCGAGTTGGACCTGGTCGTGGAGCGCGGCGGTCGGATCGTGTTCGTGGAGGTGAAGTCCCGCTCGAGCGAGCTGTACGGCGGGGCGGCCGCGGCCTTCGATCGCGACAAGCGGCGGGCGGTGGCGCGCACCGCCGCCGCCTACCTCAGCCGAAACGGCCTGTGGGACCGGCCCTGCCGCTTCGACCTGGTCACGATCGAGCGCGCCGGGCGCTTCCCGTGGTGGCGGGCGCGGCACATCGTGGACGCGTTCTCTCCCGATCTCGGCCGCCTGCTGGCGTGA
- a CDS encoding glycosyltransferase family 39 protein, with protein MLVDDGPGPVSASRRVLVALAAAVAVVHGTLWWLYYRPVPKALWGDEMTYWLSAKALLAGNPGWWPDPLWPPLYPRLLAGIMAVSGPGVLGIQAVQTLLLAATAVVLADLVRRLTGSSVAAAVAATLALGFPPLAAFCHFLWPEVPHLFLFVALLWLLAARSQRVLWCGVAGVTAGLALLTKSLLGPFLPVLMVAAFARRPVGRSLLRALAFAAAVALTVAPAVIEQHRRTGRVMISDSSAFNLWVGLNDRSRTDFEVDVVTGIFREYAASADSFAGRDRILREKIRGHLAAHSWAGLVRTQLDRQYFRLFDKDCYLTNQLPGGAAVARYSAGYLRAGPAISRAVRTVSYLSYGAVLALAPIGIALWRFRDRRWLRVLLLFVLYNLAIFLWLHVKSRYRVQLLPVAFVGAGCAVAWLRARLEGDPVAAGAARWRWLAGIIAAGLLELFAFGRHLLP; from the coding sequence ATGCTCGTCGACGACGGACCGGGGCCGGTCTCGGCCAGCCGGCGCGTGCTGGTGGCGCTCGCCGCCGCCGTGGCGGTGGTCCACGGCACGCTGTGGTGGCTGTACTACCGGCCCGTGCCGAAGGCGCTGTGGGGCGACGAGATGACCTACTGGCTGTCAGCCAAGGCCCTGCTCGCGGGGAATCCGGGCTGGTGGCCCGATCCGCTGTGGCCGCCGCTCTACCCGCGGCTGCTGGCCGGCATCATGGCGGTGAGTGGGCCGGGGGTGCTCGGGATCCAGGCCGTGCAAACCCTGCTGCTGGCGGCCACCGCCGTGGTGCTCGCGGACCTCGTGCGGCGGTTGACGGGGTCTTCGGTCGCCGCCGCGGTCGCCGCGACGCTGGCGCTCGGCTTTCCGCCGCTCGCCGCCTTCTGCCACTTCCTGTGGCCGGAGGTCCCCCACCTCTTCCTGTTCGTCGCCCTGCTCTGGTTGCTCGCCGCCCGCTCCCAGCGGGTGCTGTGGTGCGGCGTCGCCGGCGTTACGGCAGGCCTCGCGCTGCTCACCAAGAGCCTGCTCGGCCCGTTCCTGCCGGTGCTGATGGTTGCCGCCTTTGCGCGCCGGCCGGTCGGCCGATCGCTCCTCAGGGCGCTCGCGTTCGCGGCGGCGGTGGCGCTGACGGTCGCCCCGGCCGTGATCGAGCAGCACCGCCGGACCGGCCGCGTGATGATCTCCGACTCGTCCGCCTTCAACCTGTGGGTCGGCCTCAACGACCGCTCGCGGACCGACTTCGAGGTCGACGTCGTGACCGGCATCTTCAGGGAGTACGCGGCGAGCGCGGACAGCTTCGCCGGGCGCGACCGGATCCTGCGCGAGAAGATCCGGGGACACCTCGCCGCGCACTCCTGGGCGGGGCTGGTTCGGACGCAGCTCGACCGCCAGTACTTCCGTCTGTTCGACAAGGACTGCTACCTGACGAACCAGCTGCCCGGCGGCGCGGCGGTCGCGCGCTACTCGGCCGGTTATCTGCGGGCCGGTCCGGCGATCTCGCGGGCCGTGCGCACCGTGAGCTACCTGAGCTACGGCGCCGTGCTCGCGCTGGCGCCGATCGGGATCGCGCTGTGGCGCTTCCGCGACCGCCGGTGGCTGCGGGTGCTGCTCCTGTTCGTCCTCTACAACCTCGCGATCTTCCTGTGGCTCCACGTCAAGAGCCGGTACCGGGTGCAGCTGCTCCCGGTCGCGTTTGTCGGCGCAGGCTGCGCCGTGGCGTGGCTCCGGGCCCGGCTCGAGGGGGATCCCGTGGCGGCCGGGGCCGCCCGCTGGCGATGGCTGGCGGGGATCATCGCGGCAGGGCTGCTCGAGCTGTTCGCGTTCGGACGGCACCTGCTGCCGTGA
- a CDS encoding sulfatase has product MELRSGQRARCRRVVAVAAMVAASVACARSASRPAAPANLLLVTLDTLRADHVGCYGYPRPTTPSLDRFAATATRFEDVTCSMPTTLPSHVTIFTGLPPSLHGVTRNGQILESYPASIFGLLAQAGARTAAIVSAGVVDSRFVKGLGFDEVIFDRGGERVFQVNAAVVTDNAVGWLQRHRGERFALWLHYYDPHEPYDPPAEAAARFTAGYAGALPGALATEWLVGLNNPGANAALSAADRQHVVDLYDAEVAFLDLQLGRVLEVVTELGLEGATLVVIVADHGQAHGETAFWGHGERLLEPVIKVPLLVHQPGQRKGRAVPEAVETLDLLPSLLDWFGLPPIAGLPGRSLAGAASGDAITPAARRLVERRSYPEQPERAGLAVHRVGEKGTYYREPDGEVFHIGRAGGEGGLDGENFFAVGDQTSAWFASEVEHYLARVAPGPTGTSADDLEMLRALGYVQ; this is encoded by the coding sequence ATGGAGCTGCGTTCCGGGCAGCGGGCCCGGTGTCGGCGGGTGGTGGCGGTCGCGGCGATGGTCGCCGCGAGCGTGGCGTGTGCGCGATCGGCCTCCCGCCCGGCGGCGCCTGCGAACCTGCTGCTGGTCACCCTCGACACGCTGCGCGCCGATCACGTCGGCTGCTACGGCTATCCGCGGCCCACGACCCCCTCACTCGACCGGTTCGCGGCCACCGCCACCCGCTTCGAAGATGTCACCTGCAGCATGCCGACCACGCTGCCGTCGCACGTCACCATCTTCACCGGACTGCCGCCGTCGCTCCACGGCGTCACCCGGAACGGCCAGATCCTGGAGTCGTACCCTGCGAGCATCTTCGGTCTGCTCGCGCAGGCCGGCGCCCGGACCGCCGCCATCGTGTCGGCCGGGGTCGTCGACTCCCGCTTCGTCAAGGGCCTCGGCTTCGACGAGGTGATCTTCGATCGCGGCGGGGAGAGGGTGTTCCAGGTCAACGCGGCGGTCGTCACGGACAACGCCGTGGGCTGGCTGCAGCGACATCGCGGCGAGCGATTCGCGCTCTGGCTGCACTACTACGACCCGCACGAGCCCTACGACCCGCCGGCCGAGGCCGCCGCGCGGTTCACCGCCGGCTATGCTGGCGCCCTGCCGGGCGCCCTCGCGACGGAGTGGCTGGTCGGCCTCAATAATCCCGGGGCGAACGCCGCGTTGTCGGCCGCCGACCGCCAGCACGTCGTCGACCTCTACGACGCGGAGGTCGCCTTTCTCGACCTCCAGCTCGGCCGGGTGCTGGAAGTCGTGACCGAGCTCGGCCTCGAGGGCGCCACGCTGGTGGTGATCGTTGCCGACCACGGCCAGGCCCACGGCGAGACCGCCTTCTGGGGCCACGGCGAGCGGCTGCTGGAGCCGGTGATCAAGGTGCCGCTGCTGGTCCACCAGCCGGGCCAGCGCAAAGGGCGGGCGGTGCCCGAGGCGGTGGAGACCCTCGACCTGCTGCCGAGCCTGCTCGACTGGTTTGGGCTCCCGCCGATCGCGGGGCTGCCCGGACGGTCGCTCGCGGGCGCGGCGAGCGGCGATGCGATCACCCCGGCGGCGCGGCGGCTGGTCGAGCGGCGCAGCTACCCGGAGCAGCCGGAGCGGGCCGGGCTGGCGGTCCACCGGGTGGGCGAGAAGGGAACCTACTATCGCGAGCCCGACGGCGAGGTCTTCCACATCGGTCGCGCCGGCGGCGAAGGCGGGCTGGACGGCGAGAACTTCTTCGCTGTCGGCGACCAGACGTCGGCCTGGTTCGCGTCCGAGGTCGAGCACTACCTGGCGAGGGTCGCGCCCGGGCCCACCGGCACCTCGGCCGACGACCTCGAGATGCTCCGCGCGCTAGGATATGTGCAATGA